The proteins below come from a single Gimesia alba genomic window:
- a CDS encoding polysaccharide pyruvyl transferase family protein yields MSHLPTLSRRLFLTLLAALPLLTSSLSQAAEPKQKTILMRSGWQTVNIGDIGHTPGTLRYLETYLPDVKVNLWLHRTTPEVTAMLKKRFPKVHIVQGRLNARGKANNPEFQQAFDEADLFLYNSGMHFNQFWPPPIYIIEACTATNKPLVLYGQSFDGFAPEDEEKMSELLSRAAAIYTRDVESFYYLRKIGVTSPSLAFGPDGCFGIDVRDEEKANAWLKAHDLKPKEFITVTLRSNTPKIGAKKSTSMNPANPSKEDLAQNELWTKKLRAVITDWVRKTKKKVLLAPEVNKEIIHAQTMILDKLPEDVKPYVVNRDPFWNVDEAASVYAQAIAVVSMEPHSCIIALAVGTPTMHLASPRHGLKRWMFRDIGLSEWLFDIDADPADQFSRALLKIDAKPKLAQSKVDRAMHTVNNRSKEMMGELKEILDQQ; encoded by the coding sequence GTGTCCCACCTGCCTACTCTCAGTCGTCGTCTATTCTTAACTCTGCTCGCCGCTTTGCCGCTGCTGACTAGTTCCCTTTCACAGGCTGCCGAGCCCAAACAAAAAACCATTTTGATGCGATCCGGGTGGCAAACCGTCAATATCGGCGATATCGGCCATACCCCCGGCACACTGCGTTATCTGGAAACGTACCTCCCCGACGTCAAAGTGAATCTCTGGCTACATCGCACCACACCTGAAGTCACTGCGATGCTCAAAAAACGATTTCCCAAAGTCCATATCGTTCAAGGCAGACTCAACGCACGCGGAAAAGCCAACAATCCCGAATTCCAGCAAGCCTTCGACGAAGCGGATCTGTTTCTGTACAACTCGGGCATGCACTTCAACCAGTTCTGGCCGCCGCCGATCTACATCATCGAAGCCTGCACCGCGACCAACAAACCGCTGGTCCTTTATGGCCAATCCTTTGACGGCTTCGCTCCAGAAGACGAAGAGAAAATGAGTGAACTCCTCTCTCGCGCTGCCGCCATTTATACCCGCGATGTCGAATCGTTCTATTATCTGCGGAAGATTGGCGTGACGTCGCCATCCCTTGCCTTTGGCCCCGATGGCTGCTTCGGCATTGATGTGCGAGATGAAGAAAAAGCCAATGCCTGGCTCAAAGCCCATGACCTGAAACCAAAAGAATTCATCACCGTCACGCTTCGCAGCAATACGCCCAAAATCGGTGCGAAAAAAAGTACGTCGATGAACCCTGCAAACCCCAGCAAAGAAGATCTCGCACAGAACGAACTCTGGACGAAAAAACTCCGGGCCGTGATTACAGACTGGGTCCGTAAAACGAAAAAGAAAGTCCTGCTCGCTCCCGAAGTCAACAAAGAAATCATCCACGCCCAGACCATGATTCTCGATAAACTGCCTGAAGACGTGAAGCCGTATGTCGTGAATCGCGATCCGTTCTGGAACGTTGACGAAGCCGCCTCGGTCTATGCACAGGCGATTGCTGTCGTTTCGATGGAACCACACTCCTGCATTATCGCTTTAGCAGTCGGCACTCCCACCATGCATCTGGCGAGCCCGCGACACGGCCTCAAACGCTGGATGTTTCGCGACATCGGCCTCTCGGAATGGCTGTTCGACATCGACGCCGACCCCGCCGACCAGTTCTCACGGGCACTGTTAAAAATCGACGCCAAGCCGAAGCTGGCGCAATCCAAAGTCGACCGGGCCATGCACACGGTCAACAACCGCTCTAAAGAAATGATGGGCGAACTGAAAGAGATTCTCGATCAGCAGTAA